The Chrysemys picta bellii isolate R12L10 chromosome 5, ASM1138683v2, whole genome shotgun sequence genome includes a window with the following:
- the CASP3 gene encoding caspase-3 isoform X1: MADIKDGLQSGQDETDAKSLFGSQGKSLPVSKSMDSGIQPDESYKMDYPEIGICIIINNKNFLPATGMSFRSGTDADAAHIRDTFMTLGYKVNLHNDRTGKQMFDILQNVAKDDHSNRSSFVCVVLSHGEDGLIYGTDGPFELKILTGLFRGDRCKSLVGKPKLFFFQACRGTELDSGVETDSSSEEDTCQKMPVEADFLYAYSTVPGYYSWRNSSEGSWFIQSLCLMLKQHAKKLELMQILTRVNRKVAQFSSYSNQPGFHGKKQIPCIVSMLTKELYFTH, translated from the exons ATGGCAGATATAAAAGATGGACTGCAATCAGGTCAAGATGAGACAGATGCAAAATCTCTCTTTGGTTCCCAAGG AAAGAGCCTGCCTGTTAGTAAATCCATGGACTCTGGAATACAGCCAGATGAGAGTTACAAAATGGATTATCCAGAAATTGGGAtatgtataataataaataataagaactTCCTGCCAGCCACTG GAATGTCATTCCGATCTGGTACTGATGCAGATGCTGCACACATCAGAGATACTTTTATGACTTTGGGATATAAAGTCAACCTTCACAATGATCGTACAGGGAAGCAAATGTTTGACATCTTGCAAAATG TTGCTAAAGATGATCACAGCAATCGAAGTAGTTTTGTTTGTGTTGTGTTAAGTCATGGTGAAGATGGATTAATCTATGGTACAGATGGTCCTTTTGAACTGAAAATATTAACAGGCCTGTTCAGAGGAGACAGATGTAAGAGTCTTGTGGGAAAGCCAAAACTCTTCTTCTTTCAG GCTTGTAGAGGGACAGAATTAGATTCTGGTGTTGAAACAGACAGTAGCTCAGAGGAAGATACATGTCAGAAAATGCCTGTAGAAGCAGACTTCCTATATGCATATTCTACTGTTCCGG GCTATTACTCCTGGAGAAACTCATCAGAAGGCTCCTGGTTTATTCAGTCGCTATGTTTGATGCTGAAACAACATGCAAAGAAACTTGAGCTTATGCAGATACTAACACGTGTAAATCGCAAGGTGGCACAATTTAGTTCGTATTCAAACCAACCAGGTTTTCATGGAAAGAAGCAGATTCCATGTATTGTGTCCATGCTCACCAAAGAACTGTACTTCACTCACTAA